The genomic DNA TTCTGCCGACCCTTCGGTTTGGCGACCGGACGATCGTGGGTACGCGACATGTATGTCATCGTCCGACCGGGAACCGTGGCCCCCGCTGACCGTGCTGCACGGTCGGCGAACACCCCACTGGGGACCTGGCCACACCAGCGGACCACGAGCTGTCGAAATCCGGGTGCCCGCCCGCGCTGACGCTCTGGCGTTGGTGAGGTCGATGACGTGGTCCCTGGCCAACTATGAAGAGCTGGACGGCGATACAGCTACTGACTTGGCACTGGCGGTTGACGAAGCATGCACGGTGCTGATCGCCATGGCTGAGCCCGGCACCGATCTGGTGCTCGTCGAAGACCCCCGCGCACGCGAACTCAATGTTCGGGTGTCGACGATCTGCGATGAGGTCCATGTCAACCCCGGCAGCGTCTTCTTGAGCGGGTTCAGCCGTCGGGTACTCGAGGCTTTGACCCATAAGGTCGGCAGCTTCGTCGAAGACGCCGATTTTGCGACGACGGGAAGTAATCAGCCGGTACTGGGCATTTCGCTGACGATCCGGCGGCGCTGGGCCGCGGCATCCGGTTAGCCGGGTACGTTCACCATCTGCAGCTGCCGTGGCTGACTGCGCAGCATCGACAGGGCGGCAGGTAGGCCGTTGGAGATCGGCAGGGCGCGAGCCGGATCACAAATGCCCAGCACCCGGGATACGGGAGTGCTGGGAATCAACACCCAGTCGATGTTCTCGCCGGCACAGCGCACGTTGAGGGTGTGCAGACAGGCAAAGCAGCCTGCACCGAAGAACTCAACCTCACTCAGGTCCAGGACAAGCTGTCCGCTCGGCCTGCTGTGCCGGATTCCGCATTCGGTCAGCTCAGCGGCATTGGACGCATCCAGCTCACCGTGGACACTGATCACTGCCGTGGCCGGCCACAACCATTGAGCACAGAATTCCGCGCGGGTGTGGTTGTTGGAGATTTGTGTGGCGCGTTTCGCCACGTTCATGGTGGACATTTGTGACTCCCTCAGTAGAAACACTGTGGTCACGTCACACTTCAGGCTCTGTAGGCTCAAAACCCCTGGATGCAAGGGCTATCACGACCCTGCACCCGATGACGATTCCGGGGCGGCTGTGAACTCAACCTGCATGGAACACTACGCCGTATCACGGGCTCGAACAATCCATCTGGGATCTTCATACGACCCTCGCGTCGCGTCAGCCACATGCGCCACATTACTACCGAGTGGGTAACAGATTGGTCGTACGCAGCGCTGCCCCATGACTGGAACGCTTTGGGGCACAACTGTATCAACGCCGTGCGTCAAAGGCGGCCGAGCAGGATTGCCGCACCGGTGAGATCCTCGGCGGCCGGTCATGGCCAGCAGCAATGCCTCGCCGGGGCCGGTGACCTCCGGCCCGCTGCCGTATTCCACTCGACATCGTTGGCGCGCAGTCGAAGTCCTTTGATTCGCCGGCCTGCGCCAAGTCGCGGGTTGCCCGGCACCAGGGGCAGGACTCGATGCAGTCGCTGCGCGGGCACGATCCGGGGGCGGCCGAGTGCGCGGCGGATGTCCTGATGGTGGACGGTGGCGTCGACCAGGCCGATCATGCCGCTCGTCGGCGTGCACGACCCGCCCCTTTGCGAAGCGCTTGAGCAACCCGGGAAGCTTCAGTCCTCGTAGCTGATCACGTGCGCCACAACGTCTTTCACGGTCCAACCTGTGCACCGTGACGCCGTGCGCCACTCGTCAGGAGTCACTGTGGACAGGAGTGCGGCGAGATCGGTTCGCTCGCCAGGCCAGATCCATGAGCGACGGCTCGTTGGGTGTCACGTCTGTACGCCCTGCTCGACGATGTCCTTGTACGTGTCCAGCGCCTGGCCCCAGAAGCTGTCCAGCTCGGCGCGAAGTACCGCGACGCCGTCGGGATTGACGTGATAGACACGGCGTGTCCCGGTAGCCCGATCGCCAACCAGTCCAGCGCATTTCAGCACTTTCAGGTGTTGGGAGACCGCCGGCCGGCTGATCGGGAGCTCGCGGGCCAACTCGCCCACCGCCATCGGTCCCGCTGCCAGCCGCTTGACGATGGCCCGCCGGCTGCCATCGGCCAGGGCGGTCCATGGATCGCCCACTGGGTAGGTCGTCATGAACAGTAAGTCTACGCTTACCATTAGCTGGGGTCGAGCCTTCGTGGGCGCCAAGTTTGACCCGCCCGTCAGCGGGGTATTTCGCATGTCATGAGACTTGGTGGATTGTTTGGAACGCTCGTGCTCATCTGGCTGATCATCGGCGTGGTGGCGGCCTGGCAGCGCGACTATTTCCATGGTGGATCAACGAACTGCGCGACTGCGGGCGCCATAGCGCTCACGGTCATCGCCGGTCCGCTCAACTATGCGGGCGTCAACCCGAAGGTGGACGAATGCCGTTTGCCGCAACCCAGCGCGATGGGTTCCATCGCGGCTGTGAATTGAGGTCGCAATGATTGTGCTCGGGGCAATTCTGCTCATCCTCGGCTTGATCTTCAATGTGTACCTGCTCTGGGTGGTGGGCGTGATCCTGCTGGTCATCGGCGGCGTGTTCTGGCTGCTCGGGGCGATCGGACGGCCGGTCGCCGGGCGGCGAAGCTGGTACTGACCAAAGAAGCTGGTACTGACCAAAGGAGGTGCATGATGCCGAATCCGTCTATCAAGGACGAGAAGCTCTACGAGGAGTTGCGAGACGAGGGCAATTCCAAGGAGAAATCAGCGCGGATCTCCAACGCCGCTGCCGCCAGAGGCCGTTCGAGTGTCGGCCGCTCGGGCGGCGAGTCCGGTTCCTATGACGACTGGACGGTCGATCACCTGCGGAAGCGGGCGAAAGAGCTTGGCATCAAAGGGTATTCCGACAAGAACAAGCGCGAGCTGATCGGGATGCTCCGAAACCATTGATTGTCTGCCCCGATCCGAGGGGGCCCGGCCACGGCGCATCTATCGGCGGGCGTATGCCCTGATCACGGCGCTTTGGTCGGGCTGTACTCGCAGCGGGTGCAGACGATCATGGTGTTTTTCTCGCCAGAGCCGCCCAGGAGATCTAACGTGGAGGCAGCCCATGTACGGCAGGTTGGGTGAGAAGTGGCGGAAGGAGCAGCCATGCACGGCCCAAAAGATCCAGTTGACCACTCAAGGACAACCCGGCCGCATGCGGGCGAGTCGATGAAGGACAACGTCATCATGCCCGCGCTGGTACTGATCCTCGTGGGGTTGGTGCTGTTCGTCGGCACTCTGGCGGCGTTCGCCACCGGCCATTCCGATGTCGGCCTGATGGTGGGCACGTTGTCTGCCGCCGGGTTTGTCATCGGATCGATGTGGCTGGCACTCGAGCACATGCGGGTGCGTCGCATCGAGGAACGCTGGTACACCGACCATCCCGGCGTGATGAGGCAGCGGCCCAGCAGCTGAGCTCAGAAGGTGAGTGCCAGCACCGCGAAATCGATTGCCAGCAGTGCTAGTCCGGCCAGAGGGACCAGCACGCCGTACCGCAGCCGCGAGGTGAATATCGATACGGCGATCGTGACCACGGGCACCACCGGCGCGCCGTAGAACAGAATCCCGAACCAGAATTCGCCTGGGCCCTTGCTTGCGCAGACGTCGCCGGTGCACCCGGCCATGCTCATCACCGCACCCATGCCGTACAGGAACACCGCGACAGCCGCCGGCACCGTCAACACGGCCAGCACCCAGGTCATCGAGATCCGGAGTCGGCGATTTCCTTGGCCCTGTGTCTGCACAGTCTGTGATTCGGTCATTGGCTCCGCATACCCAGTTTCACGAACTTCTGCACGGGTATTCCCTGCGGCATGGCCAGATTCGGATACACCTTGATGACCGAGCAGAGCGGCCCGCGACAGCTTGTCGGCTATGCCGTGTCGGCCGAGCAGGCCGGATTCGATTTCGAAGTGATCAGCGATCACTACAGCCCATGGCTGGCCAGCCAGGGCCACGCTCCCAACGCGTGGCCGGTGCTGGGGGCGGTGGCCCACTCCACGGACGTCGTGCAACTGTATTCGTATGTGACCTGTCCGACGATCCGATATCACCCGGCGATCATCGCCCAGCAGGCCGCCACCGTGCAGATCCTGGCTGACGGCCGGTTCACCCTCGGCGTCGGCAGCGGGGAGAACCTCAACGAACACGTGGTGGGTCAGGGATGGCCCACCGTCGAGCGTCGCCTCGACATGCTCGCCGAGGCGATCAAGCTGATCCGAGAACTGCTCACCGGGGACCTGATCGATTTCCGGGGCGAGTTCTACGAGGTGGACTCCGCGCGTATCTGGGATGTGCCCGAAGTTCCGGTGACCATCGGCGTATCCATGACCGGTGAGAAAGCCGTCGCGAAGCTCGCCGTGGCGGCCGATCACCTGATCAACGTCGCGCCCGACCGCGCGATCGTGAGGGACTGGCACGAGCGTCGCCACGCAACCGGCGCGCTGCCCGAGGGACGGGTGATCGGACAGGTCCCGGTGTGCTGGGATCCCGACCGGGTGACGGCGGTGGAGCGGGCCCATGACCAGTTCCGCTGGTTCGGCGGCGGCTGGGCGGTCAACGCGGACCTGCCGACCCCGGCGGGGTTCGCCGCCGCAACCCAGTACGTGCGTCCCGAGGATGTGGCCGCGGCGATCCCGTGTGGCCCGGACCTGGACGCGATCGTCGCCGCGGTGGCCCCCTATCTCGATGCGGGATTCACCGATGTCGCGTTGGTCCAGATCGGTGACCAGGGCCAGCAGAGATTCCTCGACGAGGCGGCAAAACCCCTACTGGCCGCGCTGCGTGCCGAGTTCGACTGAGGGTCCGGCAGACATCGGATGACCCAGCCGCATCGCAATCGGCAGCAACAGCCAGATTCCGACGAACGTCAGCAGGGCTACGGTCCCGGCGATCTCCCCGGCCTCGCGCCCGGCCACCGTTGCTCCAGTTGCGGTCCAGCCGTTCGGGTTCCGTTTCATGGCGGGCGGTCTGGTCCCAGGTCTGAACCAGCTCGGGGCGGCCCGGATCCATATTGTCGATAATCCCACGAGCTCATAGGTTTCGGGTTGTGCTGCGATGGGCATCCCTGGCCGGAGGTCCCACGTGGGGTCGTTTCAGGGCGCAGGAAAGGAACGGCAGTGAGGTGAGGGTCCAAACCTGGGATACTGTCGATCCGAGATGCCGGGAGGTGAGATGGCCGACGAACCCAAGCCGCTGAATCGCGCGGAGCGGTCAGTGGAGATTCGGGTCGCTGCCAGGCTGGAGAACCTGGCCGTAGTGCGCACACTGGTCGCTGCGGTAGCAGCATTCGAAGACCTTGATTTCGACGTCGTCGCCGACTTGCGGCTGGCTGTTGACGAGGCCTGTACCGCTTTGATACGGGGCGCAGTCCCTGATTCGAGCCTGCATCTGATCGTCGATCCGGGTGAGGAGGCGGTGGTGATCACCGCCTCCACTGCCTGTACGGGTGCCGCGGTGGTCGAGCCGGGCAGCTTCAGCTGGCACGTGTTGAGTTCCCTGACCGACGAGGTCAAGACCTTCACCGACGGTGACGGGCCCGACGTTGGCCAGGTGTTCGGAATCACCCTGACGACGAGACGAGCGAGCCTGCTGCGGTGACGTCGGAATATGCGGACGTTCGCGACATGTTCCGCAAGCTCAGCGGGCTGTCCGAGAACTCGTCGGCCTACGAACGCCAACGTGAGCGGATTGTCGAGCGGTGTCTGCCGCTCGCCGATCACATCGCCCGGCGGTTCGACGGCCGTGGTGAAGCGCGTGACGACCTGACCCAGGTGGCGAGGGTCGGCCTGGTCAACGCCGTCAACCGATTCGATGTCGAGGCCGGATCAGACTTTGTGTCGTTCGCAGTGCCCACGATCATGGGCGAGGTCCGGCGCCACTTCCGGGACAACAGCTGGTCGGTCAAGGTGCCGCGGCGGCTCAAGGAACTGCACCTGCGGCTCGGCGCGGCGACTGGGGAGCTGTCTCAAAGGTTGGGCCGTGCGCCGACAGCCTCTGAGCTTGCCGTGGAACTCGACATGGACCGCGAAGAGGTGGTCGAAGGACTGGTCGCGGGCAGTTCGTACAACACGCTGTCGATCGACAGCGGGGGCGGCGGCGACGAGGACGCGCCGGCGATAGTCGACACACTCGGCGATATGGACACCGGTCTGGATCAGATCGACAATCGCGAAACGTTGCGGCCGTTGCTTGCTCAATTACCTGAGCGGGAACGAATGGTGCTGTTGCTGCGATTCTTCGAATCCATGACGCAGACGCAGATCGCCGAACGTGTCGGCGTCTCGCAGATGCATGTGTCGAGACTGCTGGCGAAATCGCTAGCGCGACTTCGTGACCAGCTGCAGTAGCGGGGTTTTGCCGTTCAGCGTGGATAGTGCCGCAGCCACGCTGTAGCACGTGTGCAACGCCGAATCCGGGTCGCAGATGCGCAGCAGCCGGTTCACTGCCTTGCTGGGTACCAGTACCCAGTCGATATCGGCTGCCGAGCAACGCAATTGGATCGCCATGAGGGCGGAATATCCTGCGGTACCGAAAAATTGGACATCCGTGAGGTCGACCGCGACGCGCTGTGCCTTGGCAGTGTGCCGCAATGCGTAGTCGGTGAAATCGCCTGCGTTGACGGCGTCGATCTCGCCGTTGACGCTGATCACCGCTGTTGACGGCGGTAGCCAGCGAGTCGCAAACGTCGCAGGAGATTCGTCGGCCCGGTCGGTCATTGCATACGTCGAGAAGACGGTCATGAATAGCTCCATCAGTCGTAATACGCGTATTCGTACTGTTGGTGCGGCGCCAATCGACAGCAATGCGAGTTCCCGCGCGTATGTCGATGACGCTCGCTGCGGCTGTGAACTCAACCTGTAATGGACCCTACCGCGATCAAGGTCATCGAACAATTTGTCTGAGTGGATTCTTAGAGTGTCAAGTCAGAATATTCGCATGTCGAACGCCGACGCAGTCGCCGGGGTGGTGCTGGCCGCCGGTGCGGGCAGCCGCTTCGGAATGCCGAAAGTTCTTGCTGAAGACGGTGTTTGGCTCCGACGGGCAGTGACCGCACTTGCCGGCGGTGGCTGCGACGAGGTGATCGTGGTGCTGGGGGCCGCCGTGGTCGACGTGCCTGCCCCGGCTCGCGCCGTGGTGGCCGCCCGCTGGGCCGACGGTATGAGTGCGTCGGTACGCGAAGGGCTGGCAGCCACCGGCAACGCCGAATGGGTCGTCCTGCACACCGTCGACACCCCGGACGTCGGGGCCGATGTCGTGGCCCGGGTCGTGGGCGCGGCGCGTGGCTCCGGTTCCGGTCTGGCCCGCGCCCGCTATGACGGCCGTCCCGGACATCCCGTCGTCGTGGCCCGCAGGCACCTCGGGGCGCTGGCCGCGGCCCTGGACGGCGACCAGGGCGCCCGAGCGTTTCTTGCCGGCCGCGACGACGTCGTCGCGGTGGAGTGCGGTGACCTCGCCACCGGTCTCGATATCGACGAGGGCTGACCGCCCCGTCAACGGAAGGCGTACCCGCCGTCTGGGAAGAGGGTGGAACCGGTAGTGATCCGGCTGTTGAGCAGGTATCCCACCGACTGCGCGATCTCATCCTCGTCGGCCAACCGTCCGATCGTGGAGGCGTCGCGATAGGCCGCAAACGCCTGTTCCCGGATGGCGGGATCGCGTTGGCTCCACAGATTGCCCTCGACTGTGCCAGGGGCAATCGCGTTGACGGTCACCGGCGACAATTCCACAGCCAACCCACGGGCCAGGCCTTCGATCGCCGCGTTGGCCGCGCTGTACGCAGGGGCGACCGCAGCCGGGCGGGCACTGGCGGCGCCCGACATCAACACGATGGCGGCGTCAGGGCTCAGCACCGGAATCGCCGACTTGACCACGCGGTACTGACCCCAGAACTTGGAGTCGAACGCCGTGGCCGCCTGATCGACGCTGAGCCGGGCCAGCGGACCGGTCAGGTAGTCAGCGGCGGTGGTGAACAGGCCGTGGACGGAGCCGAACCTGGTACCGACGAAATCGAAGAACGCGTCGATCGAATCCTGATCAGCTGTGTCAACCCGATGCCAACCGGCTTGTGGTCCGAGGGTTGCCGCGGCGGCGGCCAACCTCTCCGGCGTGCGGCCGCCCAAGACGACCGTGCCCTTCCCGGCAGTGACGAGGCGGGCGGTCGCCAGACCGATGCCTGAACCGCCGCCGATGAGGACGATGTTGCGGCCTGCAAACGGGTGTGTCGAAGGATGAGTTGGCATGCGCCGAGGCTAGAAGCTCGAAGTGCGGCCGAGCCGCCTGCACAAGGCAGTTCGGGTTGCCGCCTGCTTATTCCGCACGATTCATGGTGAGTGAAAGCCGCCGAAGGGCTACAGCAGGCCCAGTCGTTCGACTGCGTGGCGCTCGTCGAGAAGTTCGACCACTGACGCATCGATCCGGGCCCGGGAGAACTCGTTGATCTCCAGACCTTCGACGATTTCCCACGTGCCGTCGACCGCGCGCACCGGCAGTGAGGCGACTACGCCCTCGGGGACCCCGTAGACGCCGGGAGACGGCAGTGCCACCGATGTCCAGTCATCGGGGTCGGTGCCGTCCACCCAATCCCGGACGTGGTCGATAGCGGCGTTGGCGGCCGACGCCGCCGACGAGGTGCCACGGGCCTCGATGATCGCGGTACCGCGGGCGGCGACGGTCGGGATGAAGTCGTTGCTCAGCCAGTCGTTGTCCGATGCGTAATCGGAGCCCGGGCGCCCGTCGACCACCGCGTGGAAGATGTCGGGATACATGGTCGGGGAGTGGTTGCCCCACACCGTCACCCGGGACACGTCGGTGACGTGCACGCCCGCGTGGGTGGCCAGGGCGGCCACCGCCCGGTTGTGGTCGAGCCGGGTCAGCGCGGTGAATCGCTCAGCCGGGATGTCGGGGGCGTGGGCCGCAGCCACCAGCGCGTTGGTGTTCGCCGGATTGCCGACCACGACGATGCGTACATCATTGGCCGCGCCGGCATTCAGGGCCTTGCCGGACTCGGCGAAGATCGCGGCGTTGGCCGCCAACAGGTCTGCGCGTTCCATGCCTTTACTGCGTGGCCTGGCCCCGACCAGCAGCGCGACATCGACACCGTCGAACGCCCGCACCGGGTCGTCGTGAATCTCGACGTCGACCAGCCCGTCGAAGGCGCTGTCGACCAACTCCATGACCACGCCTTCGGCCGCGCGGATCGCCGAGGGCAGCTCCAGCAGGCGCAGCTTCACCGGCACATCGCGCCCCAGCAGGGCACCGGCGCCGATGCGGAACAGCGCGGCATAGCCGATCTGGCCGGCCGCACCGGTGACCGTGACCACCTTGGGGCTTGCGGGTGTGCTCACGTGTGCACCTCCAACCCGAGGATTTCCGTGGCGTAGCGCCGCACGGTGTCCTCCGAGATGGCGGCGGCGTCCTCGAAGCCGGGACGGCCCCGACTGCTCAGGAACCCGGTGACGGGATCCAGGACCACTTCGGCAAGCAGTTCGCCGGTGGTCGGCTCGCATACAGCCCAGGTGTACCGCGTGTCATCGGCCCAGCCGTCCTCGGCGTCGTGCACGTAGTCCAGGTCCGACTCGCCCAGATCGGCGAGTGCGTGCCGGTCGTCGACGCGATCATCGGCGCGCAGGCCGCGCAGATACCACTGGCCGTTGTTGATCTCTACGGGTTCCACCGGACCTCCAAAATGCCGAATGGCCACTTACGACACAAGATTCAACAGAATCCGTGCCACAAGTGGCCACTCGGTGTGAAAAGAATTACTTGATCTCGGCGATCACGGTGCCCTGGGTGATGGCGGCACCGGCCTCGACAGCCAACCCGGTGATGACGCCGTCCTTGTGGGCGGTCACCGGGTTCTCCATCTTCATGGCCTCCAGAACCACCACGAGGTCGCCTGCGGCCACCTCCTGGCCCTCCTCGACGGCCACCTTGACCACGGTGCCCTGCATCGGCGCGGTCACCGAGTCACCCGATGCGGCTGCGCCGCCGCTGGCGCCGCGCTTGCGGGCCTTGGGCTTCTTCCTGAGGGCGCCGGTCGCGCCACCGCCCGCACCGCCACCGCCGAGTGCCAGGTCTCCCGGCAGTGACACCTCGAGGCGACGCCCACCGACCTCGACAACCACGGTCTGGCGAGGAACGGTGTCCTCTTCCTCGATCGGGTCGCCACCGGTGAACGGCTCGACAGTGTTGTCCCACTCGGTTTCGATCCAGCGGGTGTGCACGGTGAAACCGTCCTCGTCGCCGATGAAGGCGGGGTCGGACACCACGGCACGGTGGAACGGGATGACGGTGGCCAGTCCCTCGACGTTGAACTCGGCCAGCGCACGACGCGAGCGGGCCAGGGCCTCGTCGCGGGTGGCACCCGACACGATCAGCTTGGCCAGCATCGAGTCGAACTGACCGCCGATGACGGAGCCGGACTCCACTCCGGAGTCCATCCGGACACCCGGGCCCGTGGGGGCCTCGAACTTGGTGACGGGGCCGGGGGCGGGCAGGAAGCCGCGGCCGGCGTCCTCACCGTTGATGCGGAACTCGAACGAGTGGCCGCGCGGGGTCGGATCCTCGGTGATGTCCAGCGCCTCACCGTTGGCGATCTTGAACTGCTGCAGGACCAGGTCGATGCCGGAGGTCTCCTCGGTGACCGGGTGCTCGACCTGCAGACGGGTGTTGACCTCCAGGAAGGAGATCAGGCCGTCCTGGCCGACCAGGTACTCGACGGTGCCGGCACCGTAGTACCCGGCCTCCTTGCAGATGCGCTTGGCGGACTCGTGGATCTCCTTGCGCTGCGCGTCGGTCAGGAACGGGGCCGGGGCTTCCTCGACCAGCTTCTGGAAGCGGCGCTGCAGCGAGCAGTCACGGGTACCGGCGACGACGACGTTGCCGTGTGTATCGGCGATCACCTGGGCCTCGACGTGGCGCGGCTTGTCCAGGTAGCGCTCGACGAAGCACTCGCCGCGACCGAACGCGGCGACGGCCTCACGGGTCGCCGACTCGAACAGTTCGGGGATCTCCTCGATGGTGCGGGCCACCTTCATGCCGCGACCGCCACCGCCGAAGGCGGCCTTGATCGCGACCGGCACGCCGAACTCCTTGGCGAACGCGACGACCTCGTCGGCGTTCTTGACCGGGTCCGGTGTGCCCGGCACCAGAGGCGCCTTGGCCTTGGCGGCGATGTGGCGGGCGGTGACCTTGTCACCGAGATCGCGGATCGACTGCGGGCTCGGCCCGATCCAGATCAGCCCGGCGTCGAGCACGGCCTGGGCGAAATCGGCGTTCTCCGACAGGAAGCCGTAACCCGGGTGGATGGCGTTGGCGCCTGACTTCGCGGCGGCGTCCAGGATCTTCTCGAAGACCAGGTAGGACTGGGCTGAGGTCTGGCCCCCCAGGGCGAAAGCTTCATCGGCGAGCCGCACATGCGGTGCATCAGCGTCAGGCTCGGCATAAACGGCC from Mycobacterium sp. DL440 includes the following:
- a CDS encoding anti-sigma factor encodes the protein MTWSLANYEELDGDTATDLALAVDEACTVLIAMAEPGTDLVLVEDPRARELNVRVSTICDEVHVNPGSVFLSGFSRRVLEALTHKVGSFVEDADFATTGSNQPVLGISLTIRRRWAAASG
- a CDS encoding STAS domain-containing protein, producing MSTMNVAKRATQISNNHTRAEFCAQWLWPATAVISVHGELDASNAAELTECGIRHSRPSGQLVLDLSEVEFFGAGCFACLHTLNVRCAGENIDWVLIPSTPVSRVLGICDPARALPISNGLPAALSMLRSQPRQLQMVNVPG
- a CDS encoding helix-turn-helix transcriptional regulator yields the protein MTTYPVGDPWTALADGSRRAIVKRLAAGPMAVGELARELPISRPAVSQHLKVLKCAGLVGDRATGTRRVYHVNPDGVAVLRAELDSFWGQALDTYKDIVEQGVQT
- a CDS encoding DUF6131 family protein, whose protein sequence is MIVLGAILLILGLIFNVYLLWVVGVILLVIGGVFWLLGAIGRPVAGRRSWY
- a CDS encoding Rho termination factor, giving the protein MPNPSIKDEKLYEELRDEGNSKEKSARISNAAAARGRSSVGRSGGESGSYDDWTVDHLRKRAKELGIKGYSDKNKRELIGMLRNH
- the usfY gene encoding protein UsfY; protein product: MHGPKDPVDHSRTTRPHAGESMKDNVIMPALVLILVGLVLFVGTLAAFATGHSDVGLMVGTLSAAGFVIGSMWLALEHMRVRRIEERWYTDHPGVMRQRPSS
- a CDS encoding LLM class F420-dependent oxidoreductase, which gives rise to MARFGYTLMTEQSGPRQLVGYAVSAEQAGFDFEVISDHYSPWLASQGHAPNAWPVLGAVAHSTDVVQLYSYVTCPTIRYHPAIIAQQAATVQILADGRFTLGVGSGENLNEHVVGQGWPTVERRLDMLAEAIKLIRELLTGDLIDFRGEFYEVDSARIWDVPEVPVTIGVSMTGEKAVAKLAVAADHLINVAPDRAIVRDWHERRHATGALPEGRVIGQVPVCWDPDRVTAVERAHDQFRWFGGGWAVNADLPTPAGFAAATQYVRPEDVAAAIPCGPDLDAIVAAVAPYLDAGFTDVALVQIGDQGQQRFLDEAAKPLLAALRAEFD
- a CDS encoding ATP-binding protein; amino-acid sequence: MADEPKPLNRAERSVEIRVAARLENLAVVRTLVAAVAAFEDLDFDVVADLRLAVDEACTALIRGAVPDSSLHLIVDPGEEAVVITASTACTGAAVVEPGSFSWHVLSSLTDEVKTFTDGDGPDVGQVFGITLTTRRASLLR
- a CDS encoding RNA polymerase sigma factor SigF, giving the protein MFRKLSGLSENSSAYERQRERIVERCLPLADHIARRFDGRGEARDDLTQVARVGLVNAVNRFDVEAGSDFVSFAVPTIMGEVRRHFRDNSWSVKVPRRLKELHLRLGAATGELSQRLGRAPTASELAVELDMDREEVVEGLVAGSSYNTLSIDSGGGGDEDAPAIVDTLGDMDTGLDQIDNRETLRPLLAQLPERERMVLLLRFFESMTQTQIAERVGVSQMHVSRLLAKSLARLRDQLQ
- a CDS encoding STAS domain-containing protein, with translation MTVFSTYAMTDRADESPATFATRWLPPSTAVISVNGEIDAVNAGDFTDYALRHTAKAQRVAVDLTDVQFFGTAGYSALMAIQLRCSAADIDWVLVPSKAVNRLLRICDPDSALHTCYSVAAALSTLNGKTPLLQLVTKSR
- a CDS encoding NTP transferase domain-containing protein, yielding MSNADAVAGVVLAAGAGSRFGMPKVLAEDGVWLRRAVTALAGGGCDEVIVVLGAAVVDVPAPARAVVAARWADGMSASVREGLAATGNAEWVVLHTVDTPDVGADVVARVVGAARGSGSGLARARYDGRPGHPVVVARRHLGALAAALDGDQGARAFLAGRDDVVAVECGDLATGLDIDEG
- a CDS encoding SDR family oxidoreductase: MPTHPSTHPFAGRNIVLIGGGSGIGLATARLVTAGKGTVVLGGRTPERLAAAAATLGPQAGWHRVDTADQDSIDAFFDFVGTRFGSVHGLFTTAADYLTGPLARLSVDQAATAFDSKFWGQYRVVKSAIPVLSPDAAIVLMSGAASARPAAVAPAYSAANAAIEGLARGLAVELSPVTVNAIAPGTVEGNLWSQRDPAIREQAFAAYRDASTIGRLADEDEIAQSVGYLLNSRITTGSTLFPDGGYAFR
- a CDS encoding malate dehydrogenase, coding for MSTPASPKVVTVTGAAGQIGYAALFRIGAGALLGRDVPVKLRLLELPSAIRAAEGVVMELVDSAFDGLVDVEIHDDPVRAFDGVDVALLVGARPRSKGMERADLLAANAAIFAESGKALNAGAANDVRIVVVGNPANTNALVAAAHAPDIPAERFTALTRLDHNRAVAALATHAGVHVTDVSRVTVWGNHSPTMYPDIFHAVVDGRPGSDYASDNDWLSNDFIPTVAARGTAIIEARGTSSAASAANAAIDHVRDWVDGTDPDDWTSVALPSPGVYGVPEGVVASLPVRAVDGTWEIVEGLEINEFSRARIDASVVELLDERHAVERLGLL
- a CDS encoding acetyl/propionyl/methylcrotonyl-CoA carboxylase subunit alpha, producing MANHASSKISKVLVANRGEIAVRVIRAAKDAGLASVAVYAEPDADAPHVRLADEAFALGGQTSAQSYLVFEKILDAAAKSGANAIHPGYGFLSENADFAQAVLDAGLIWIGPSPQSIRDLGDKVTARHIAAKAKAPLVPGTPDPVKNADEVVAFAKEFGVPVAIKAAFGGGGRGMKVARTIEEIPELFESATREAVAAFGRGECFVERYLDKPRHVEAQVIADTHGNVVVAGTRDCSLQRRFQKLVEEAPAPFLTDAQRKEIHESAKRICKEAGYYGAGTVEYLVGQDGLISFLEVNTRLQVEHPVTEETSGIDLVLQQFKIANGEALDITEDPTPRGHSFEFRINGEDAGRGFLPAPGPVTKFEAPTGPGVRMDSGVESGSVIGGQFDSMLAKLIVSGATRDEALARSRRALAEFNVEGLATVIPFHRAVVSDPAFIGDEDGFTVHTRWIETEWDNTVEPFTGGDPIEEEDTVPRQTVVVEVGGRRLEVSLPGDLALGGGGAGGGATGALRKKPKARKRGASGGAAASGDSVTAPMQGTVVKVAVEEGQEVAAGDLVVVLEAMKMENPVTAHKDGVITGLAVEAGAAITQGTVIAEIK